Below is a window of Thermoanaerobaculum aquaticum DNA.
GTAGAGCTTTTCCTCCTTGCGGGTGCCGGAGGCGGAAATGTGAATTGTGGGGAAGATCCGGCGCTCGAAGAGGTCGCGGGTGAGCACGATTTCCATGTTTCCGGTGCCCTTGAACTCCTGGAAGATGACCTCATCCATGCGGGAGCCGGTATCCACCAGGCAGGTCGCCACGATGGTGAGGGAACCGCCGTTTTCCACATTGCGGGCCGAGCCAAAAAACCGCCTGGGCTTTTCCATGGTGCGGGCGTCAATGCCGCCGGAAAGGATGCGGCCCGAGCCTTTTTGCAAGTTGTTATACGCCCGGGAAAGGCGGGTGAGGGAATCCATGAACACCACCACGTCCTGCCCTAGCTCCACCAGCCGCCGGGCCCGCTCCAGCACCATTTCCGCCACCGCCACGTGGGAAGCCGCGTCCTGATCGGAAGAGGAGGCGAACACCTCGCCCCGCACCACGCTCCGGGTCCAGTCCGTGACCTCTTCCGGTCGTTCATCCACCAAAAGCACGAAGATGTGCACCTCCGGGTGGTTTTTGGCAATGGCGTGGGCCAGCTGCTGCAGGAGCGTGGTCTTGCCGGTCTTGGGTGGGGCCACGATGAGGCAGCGCTGCCCTTTGCCAATGGGGGCCAAAAGCTCGATGACCCGGGTTTCCAGGACGTCGGGATCCGTTTCCAGGCAAAACCGCTCGGTGGGGTCAATGGACGTGAGCTCGGAAAAAGGGACGGCTTTGGCCCGGTACTCGTCGGGGGGCAGCCCTTCGATGGCGGTGAGCTGGGTCATGACCAGCTTGCTGCCGTTGACGGGAGCGGCCTCGCCGGCCAGCCTGAGCCCGCTCTGCAGGTGCCACTGCTGCAGGAGCCGCCCATCCACCAGGGGGTCGCTGGCCTGGGGGAGGAAGCGGCGGGAGGGGTGGACCAGCGAGGCCTGTCCCTCCTCGTTGATGCGCAAAAACCCCTCCACCGGGCGCAAGCTGGCGTTTTGGGCTTTTCGCTTTCGACTGCGGGCACGCCGTCGCCGGCCTGATCTTTGAGATACGCCTTGATTGTTTGCTACGGTCTCACCCATTCAGGCTGCTCCTTGGGCACTCGTTGTGCTCTTTGCTGCAGCAACGGGAGCCTCAACATTCCCACATAAGAGGCGGCGCCGGACGCGGCGCCCGCGCTACTTTACTCCACCTTGCGGTTTCCGCCAAGGGCAAGCGTGGGTACCTGGTAGCCCGCTTCTTCCAAGCTGCGGGCAAAAACCTCCACGATGTGGGGATCCCAATAGCCGCGCGCCGTTTCCTCGCGCAAAATGCGCACCGCCTCCTGGGGCGGAAGGGCCTTGCGGTACGGGCGCGAGGAGGTGAGGGCGTCAAAGACGTCCACCACCTGGAATACCCGCGCCAGAAAGGGGATCTCATCACCCTTGAGCCCATCGGGGTAGCCGGAGCCGTCCCGGCGCTCGTGGTGGTGACGGATGATGGGGAGCACCGGTTGCAAAGTGCGCAGCGGCGCACAAATCCCCACGCCGATGTCCACGTGGGAGCGCATAATCTTCCACTCCTCCGGGGTGAGGGGGCCGGGTTTGTGGAGGATGGCGTCGGGAATGCCGATTTTGCCGATATCGTGAAGGTAGCCAGCGCGGCGCAGGGCTTTCAGGTCGTCCTCGTTAAGGCCGAGCTTTTGACCCAGCCAAACCGCCAGATGGGACAGGCGGTCGCAGTGCTCCCCCGTGCCCTCGTCCCGGGCTTCCACGGCCCGGGCCACGGCAAAGAGCATGCGCTCGGCATCATCCAGATCCTGAATGAGCCGCCGGTAGTGCACCAGGTTGCGGACGCGCACCTCCAGCTCCACGAGATCGAAGGGCTTGGCCAAAAAGTCGGTGGCGCCCGCTTCCAAAGCTTTGAGCCGGGCCTCCCGGGAGTCCAAGCCGGTGAGCACCACCACCGGCAAAAGGCGGGTCTCGGGTTCCTCCTTGAGCTTTTGGCACACCTCAAAGCCGTCCATGCCGGGCATGAGCAGGTCGAGCAAGATCACATCAGGCAGCCGCTCTTTGGCCAGCAAGAGGGCTGTGGGGCCATCCAGGGCTTGCCAAACCTCGTACCCCAACGGCCCCAACGCCTGTGCCAATGCCTCGGTGTTAGCCGGTTGGTCGTCAACGACGAGCACGCGCCCGCTTTTCGCCATGGGCTCACTCCGCCTTCATTCTACGTTTCACCTCCAAAAACACAAAGCCCCCGGCGAACCGAGGGCTTTGGGAAAGGAGGAGGGCTTGTTACGGCATTCGGAACACCACGAAACGCTTGCTTCCCTGGCGGTACAGGTACAGCCGTACGGCTTGACCGGACCGCAGTTTCTCCAGCTTCTGGTTGAACTCGTCCACCGAGTCCACCGCTTGGCCGTTGACCTCCAGGATCACATCACCCGGCATGATGCCAGCTTCGTCGGCCACCGAGAGGTCCTCCACGTCTTGCACCAGGACCCCGTCCACGCTGTTGGGGATGTCAAACTGGCGGCGCAGGCGGGCGTTAAGGTCGGTGACGTCCAGCCCCAGGCGAGCCGCTGCCTCCTGGGGTGTTTCGCTTTCCCCCTCTTCTTCATCCTCACCTTCGCCTTTGCGCTCGGCAAGGGTAGCGGTGAGCGTCTTGTGCTTGCCTTCGCGGATGATCTCCAGCTCTACCTTGGTACCCGGAGGCATGGAGGCAACCGTGTCAATGAGCTCCCGCTGGGACTTGATGGGCTTGCCGTTGATGCCCACGATGACGTCCCCGTGCTTGAGCCCCGCCTTTTCCGCCGGGCTTCCCTCCATCACGTCGTGGACCAGCGCTCCCTCCCGGGAGGGCAGGTTAAACGCCTCTTGGTGCTCGGCGGTGACGTCGGTGATGTTGACGCCCAAGTACCCACGAACCACCTTGCCCTTTTCCTTCAGCTGCGGAAGGATGGCCTTGGCGGTGTTCACCGGTACCGCAAACCCCATGTTCTCGGCACCAGCGTTCATGGCGGTGTTGATCCCCACCACCTCGCCCTTGAGGTTGATGAGGGGCCCACCGGAGTTGCCGCGGTTGATGGCGGCGTCGGTTTGGATGAAGTTTTCAAAGGACATGGTGGTGCGGGAGAGGTTCAAGGTCCTGCCCTTCCCGGACACCACCCCCACGGTTACAGTTTGGCCAATCCCCAGGGGGTTGCCCACCGCCATCACCCACTCGCCCACCCGCAGGGCATCGGAGTCGCCCAACGGCAAAAAGGCAAAGGGGCCCTTCCCCTGCACCTTGATGAGCGCCAAATCGGTGGCGGGATCGCGCCCCACCACCTTGGCTTCAAAGCGGGTGCGGTCGTCGGTAAACACGAAGATCTTCTCGGCGCCCGCTACCACGTGGTTGTTGGTAAGAGCCAGGCCATCGGCGGAAATAAAGAACGCGCTCCCTGCACCAAAGGCTTTTTGCTTGGGGAGCGCTCGAGGTCCAAAGAAGAACTCAAAGGGGTCCATATCCGGGTGCATGCGACGCAGGTCCCGGGGGGAAATCACGTCTTCGGTGGTGACCGCCAGCACCGCCGGCATCACACGCTCGGCCAGGCTGGCAAAGTCGGGGAAGGTACGGGGGCTTGAAGCTGAGGCCGCTGGGGCGGTTTGCGCCTGAGTGGAGGAGGACAGGTTGGACCCTCCCGTGAACACCACGCCGGCGGCAAAACCCGCCACGCCCACGGCCATCACCGCTAGAAGCCAGCTTTTCCGTTTCGGTCTCATGGTGAAAACTCCTTTCGCGGGCCTCAGCCCGCATCCGACGAGAATGCAAATCATGTGCCACCCACGGTGGGGTAGGGCCATAGCCCCGCGAGGTGTCATTTTGGCGTTCCGGTTTTAGAGCCTGGCCACCACCACCTTGTCTTTCCCTGAGTTTTTGGCCAGGTACATGGCCTGGTCCGCCATGCGCAGGAGCAGGTTGCGCTTCTGGTCGGAGCTGCCCTCCCGCGGCACGTGGTCGGGATAGACGGCCACGCCCACCGAGCAGGTAAGGGGACCCTGAAACTCCACCGGTCCCGGAGCCCAGGAAAAGCGGCC
It encodes the following:
- the rho gene encoding transcription termination factor Rho, whose protein sequence is MGETVANNQGVSQRSGRRRRARSRKRKAQNASLRPVEGFLRINEEGQASLVHPSRRFLPQASDPLVDGRLLQQWHLQSGLRLAGEAAPVNGSKLVMTQLTAIEGLPPDEYRAKAVPFSELTSIDPTERFCLETDPDVLETRVIELLAPIGKGQRCLIVAPPKTGKTTLLQQLAHAIAKNHPEVHIFVLLVDERPEEVTDWTRSVVRGEVFASSSDQDAASHVAVAEMVLERARRLVELGQDVVVFMDSLTRLSRAYNNLQKGSGRILSGGIDARTMEKPRRFFGSARNVENGGSLTIVATCLVDTGSRMDEVIFQEFKGTGNMEIVLTRDLFERRIFPTIHISASGTRKEEKLYPREEVEKLYLLRRALASLPNHEAMQLLLSKLKQYPTNRDFLASLKP
- a CDS encoding HD domain-containing phosphohydrolase → MAKSGRVLVVDDQPANTEALAQALGPLGYEVWQALDGPTALLLAKERLPDVILLDLLMPGMDGFEVCQKLKEEPETRLLPVVVLTGLDSREARLKALEAGATDFLAKPFDLVELEVRVRNLVHYRRLIQDLDDAERMLFAVARAVEARDEGTGEHCDRLSHLAVWLGQKLGLNEDDLKALRRAGYLHDIGKIGIPDAILHKPGPLTPEEWKIMRSHVDIGVGICAPLRTLQPVLPIIRHHHERRDGSGYPDGLKGDEIPFLARVFQVVDVFDALTSSRPYRKALPPQEAVRILREETARGYWDPHIVEVFARSLEEAGYQVPTLALGGNRKVE
- a CDS encoding Do family serine endopeptidase, coding for MRPKRKSWLLAVMAVGVAGFAAGVVFTGGSNLSSSTQAQTAPAASASSPRTFPDFASLAERVMPAVLAVTTEDVISPRDLRRMHPDMDPFEFFFGPRALPKQKAFGAGSAFFISADGLALTNNHVVAGAEKIFVFTDDRTRFEAKVVGRDPATDLALIKVQGKGPFAFLPLGDSDALRVGEWVMAVGNPLGIGQTVTVGVVSGKGRTLNLSRTTMSFENFIQTDAAINRGNSGGPLINLKGEVVGINTAMNAGAENMGFAVPVNTAKAILPQLKEKGKVVRGYLGVNITDVTAEHQEAFNLPSREGALVHDVMEGSPAEKAGLKHGDVIVGINGKPIKSQRELIDTVASMPPGTKVELEIIREGKHKTLTATLAERKGEGEDEEEGESETPQEAAARLGLDVTDLNARLRRQFDIPNSVDGVLVQDVEDLSVADEAGIMPGDVILEVNGQAVDSVDEFNQKLEKLRSGQAVRLYLYRQGSKRFVVFRMP